The Oncorhynchus clarkii lewisi isolate Uvic-CL-2024 chromosome 20, UVic_Ocla_1.0, whole genome shotgun sequence nucleotide sequence GGTCAGGtaaaaacacacattttactTTTCTCATAGCTACATTTCCAGCTCTGCTCATCCCTCCTCCCATGCTTTTCATTCCAGCTTTGAGAATAGAAAGGAATGAAAAGGCATCATACTGTATCTAGTTTTTACAGTATGTCAAAGTACTGTAGCTATTAACACAGCAATAACAGTAACATTCTCATTCTTTCTACTATTCTTTGTCCAACTTCATGACATTGGAAAATGACTTTCCAGTGATAAACCCTAAAAAAAACTAAGCATAAACATTTTGTTGACATTATTAGAATGAGTAAATTGTTGGTGCCTCAGATGGTATctaataaatatatacatctctctcttccctctctttctccacacacacacacacacacacacacacacacctcacagaaAAAGCTTCCTCTGACAGCGCTGTCTCAAGCCATGGTGGACGGCGGCAGTCAGCTGGGAGAGGAGTCTCTGATTGGGTGAGTGAGGGTGACAGGTTAGACAACCAACCATTTGTCTGACACTGGTTATCTGGAACAGATGAACCTTAGAGAGGGGgaaatggggatacctagtcagttgtacaactgaatgccttcaactgaaatgtgtcttctgcatttaacccaaccccttaaatcaacatccacgtctttggcactcggggaacagtgggttaactgccttgctcagggggaTGGAGAATGTGGGACTATGTTTTCAGAGCTAACAAACTGGCCTAATTTGTTATTATCGTCTGTATTTTGTAATATTTTGTTTTCGTGGAGGATCAGAAAGTGCttagtgtggttgtgtgtatcCACATAATGAGGATGTGTGCCAGACAGTTCCTCCATGTAACAACACTAGCTTGCCTTGTTTGCATGGTAAGACAGTGACAGAAATGGACAGGCACTCAAACAAGAGGATCTAGAAACTGTGACTGGAAGCTACCCATCGATTTTACTGTTACTACCAAGGTGTCCATCTGACCTTGTTATGAGAGTAAAGTTCATGTTGGATAAAAAATGTCTTGACAGGTCTGATTGAAACTGAACATTTGTCGTTAACTTTCCAAATGTCATCAAAACAAAATACCCTAGACAAGGCGGGATCTTTTTGTGTAGGTAAAATAGGTAAAATAAGAACTATCATATGGAAGTAAACTTTGAGTCAGGcttgttgtgtggtcctccctagaggtcgaccgattatgatttttcaacgccgatactgattattggaggaccaaaaaagccaataccgattaatcagacgattaaaaataatatattttttaatatatataaatatatttgtaataatgacaagtacagtacaacaatacagaatgaacaatgaacactttttacatttttaacttaatataatacataaatgaatgataatgataatgaaacatgttcaatttggtttaaataatgcaaaaacacaatgttggagaagaaagtaaaagtgcaatatgtgccatgtaaaaaagctaatgtttatgttccttgctcagaacattagaacatatgaaagctggtggttccttttaacataagtcttcaatattcccagttaagaagttttaggttttaattataggactatttctctctctaccattttttttttttcatatacctttgacaattggatgttcttataggcactatagtattgacAGCCTAATCTCGTGAGTTGagaggcttgaagtcataaacagcgctgtgcctcaagcattgctaagagcagCTGGCAAACacagtaaagtttgaatgaaagcttacgagcctgctgctgcctaccaccgctcagacagactgctctatcaaattttaaatcatagacttaattataatataataaaacacactatgagcctttggtcattaatatggtcaaatccggaaactatcatttcgaaacaaaacgtttattctttcagtcaaatacggaaccgttccgtattttatctaaggggtggcatccataagtctaaaaattgctgttacattgcacaaccttcaatgttatgtcataattatgtaaaattctggcaaattaattagtctttgttaggaagaaatggtcttcacacagttcgcaagcggcccaaactgctgcatataccctgactctgcttgcacagaacgcaagagaagtgacacaatttcccttgtTAATATTGCCTGATAACATGAATTTatcttaactaaatatgcaggtaaaaaaaaaatacttgtgtattgattttaagaaaggcgttgaagtttatggttaggtacattggtgcaacgattgtgcttttttcgcaaatgcgcttttgttaaatcatcacccgtttagCGAAGTAgtctgtgattcgatgataaattaacaggcaccgcattgattatatgcaacacaggacaagctagataactacacatggttgacgatattactagtttaactagtgattatgttaagattgattgttttttataagtttaatgctagcaagCAACTTACCTTGCCTCCTTGCTGCActtgcgtaacaggtggtcagcctgccactcagtctccacatggattgcaatgtaattgccgtgcaaaaatgcagattaccgattgttataaCTTGAAATCGggcctaattaatcggccatgtcgattaatcggttgacctctagtcctcccactacgacttgggAAAGCGTGCAGTTtgttaggctacagattaaataaatgacaatgtacttcacagggtggtgaaagtgtaaggtgatgagcttgattcgcctttccaataaatattgagtgtCTTATTCTGGTTACATGATCATCGATGCTTGGCtgtcatttgacaaataaaaatgatttTGCTTTTATGTCCCTAATAATCTCATCTAGTAGGCTATACCCGCgttgtatctgtgagctgttggctagagtgggCACACTCGCTATATAACACCCATTTTATTTTGGTGAGagaaccatcagtagagttaaaTGCGATGGTGGGAAATTGCctatattgtttttatgcagatttttagAATGAAAcgctgtcaccaattggatggaaaccgaTCTACTGTCTGCTTTTAGGTGGAGGTCAATCTCATTTGTGCATGATGTATAGTATGTGTGGATGATGAATTTGAAAGGTGGTGCCAACGAAGACTAGTGACGAATGCGACGTGTTGATGGCCCTCTCTGCTGTTATCAGTCCTTATTTATATTATTTGAAGGAAAGTAATTAACTGCTGATCCGGTGGCTCTTCCTGTGGCGTCTGAATGACCTGTGTGTATGGGTCTCCTCCTGACAGGAAGATGAtggaggtgtgtggggaggcagagAACAGGCTGGCGTCAGAGCTGCTGCAGCATGAGGTCCAGATAGAGAAAGATGTCCTAGACCCACTCAACCAGCTAGCAGAGGTGAGAAGGAGATATCTAGCTAGTGCCTTATTTCATCCAAACCGGTCTCAAGAGtatccaatatatatatatatatatataagtacaTTCTTACTCCAACACAGCATCAAAGAATCATTGAGTCAATATGTACTTGGAAAAGTACCATACATTCTTAATATGAATGTGATCTGTCCACATTCTCAGGTGGACATTCCCAACATCCTGAAACAGAGGAAGCAGCTAGCCAGGCTAGTGCTGGACTACGATTCTGCCAGAGCGAGGTGAGCCTatgtacatttgaagtcggaagtttagatacaccatagccaaatacatttaaactaagtttttcacagttcccaacatttaatcctagtcaaaATTCCCCAGTTAaggactccaacctgagtgtatgtaaacttccgacctcaactgtatcACCTGTATCACCTTTATTTACATGTATGACCTTTATTCATGTTATATTGTGCTTATGACATGTTTTCTGAAGTTTGTAACAAGTTtctaacctggtgtgtgtgtgtggtctaccCCTTCCAGGTGGTTGCAGGCAACCAAGTCAATAATCTCAGGAACAAACACGCAGGCACTGACGGCAAAGGCAGACCTGCTGAAAGAAGAGGTGGATGAAGCTATGAACAAAATGGAACTCTGCAAGGTAAGTGTGTCGGACGTCCAGTCCGCTGTATGAATTAGGATAAATCACAGACCTCAGTCCCGAATGTTAACTGCTTGCAGAAGAGGAAGTTGGAATATGGAATGATTGGTACAGTTTTTCTGTCAAATCAATAGTTTGggcacagctactcattcaagggtttttatttgacaattttctacattgtagaataatagtgaagacatcaaatctatgaaataacacctatggaatcatctggtaaccaaaaaaagtcagaatatatttcatattgatgacagctttgtacactcaaagggtggctactttgaagaatctcaaaaatacattttattttattttgtttaacacttttttggttaccagatgattccatatgtgttttttcatagttttgatgtcttcactattattctacaatgtagaaaatagtaaaaataaagaaaaaccctggaatgagtagatgtgtccaaacttttgactggtactgtacatgagaGCAGAAGTGGACATTCCAACCTCAGTGACGTCGTGGCTGCTTGCTTTAGGAAGAATGCCCAGTCAGCTGTTTGTGTGCACATGTGGCCCCTCTGTGTATGTTGCTGACTCAGTGTATTGCGTTTGTATGGAGTGGTGTGTGTCAGGTCATCTGTCCAGGAAACTACATGCCTGTGTGTTTTCCTTCCTCTACTCTCCAAGCCTGTTTAGCCCTACGAACCCTACAGCTCTACCCAGGCCCTGTTAACAGCAGACAGATTTGATTGACGATGGAAGGCCCAATGGCCATACCCACCGCTAACACTAACAGAGCTGCCACCTGAAATGCATGGATTGGATGTTGATATAATGGAGACCAGAGAGGTGgataaaaaacaatatatatatatataggcaagTCAGTGTAGAataaattcttatatacaatgatggccaaacccggacgacgctgggccaattgtgcgcccgcccgatgggactcacaatcacggccggatgtgatgcagcctggattggaaccagggactgtagtgacgcctcttgcattgagatgcagtgccttagaccccttcGCCACTCACCACCTAGGTCAATAATAAAACGGGCATAGGGACATTACTGTTGATGTGATGTTTAATCATTAaatggatgtgatgcagcctggattggaaccagggactgtagtgacacctcttgcattgagatgcagtgccttagaccccttcGCCACTCACCACCTAGGTCAATAATAAAACGGGCATAGGGACATTACTGTTGATGTGATGTTTAATCATTAaatggatgtgatgcagcctggattggaaccagggactgtagtgacgcctcttgcattgagatgcagtgccttagaccccttcGCCACTCACCACCTAGGTCAATAATAAAACGGGCATAGGGACATTACTGTTGATGTGATGTTTAATCATTAAATTGATGTTTTTTTTTAGTTTGAAATGTAAGTTCTGAGAGCTGGTTCCTCTGTCATCTGGTTGTAATGATCTcttgtctgctcctctctctcaggaCCAACTGGCTGCAGACATGTACAGTTTCTTCTCTAAGGAAGGGGACTATGCCCGCTACTATGtaatggtgggtgtgtgtgtgtgtgcatgtgtgggaaTGTTCACAGCTGTAGATTGACTGGGTGAGCAGTTCATTTTTAAGTCTTCATTGTTGATGATTGACACTCCCCCTCTACCATCTCTCttgcccccaccccccaccccaatgTTCTGTTGTTTTCCCAGCTCTTAGAGGCCCAAGCAGATTATCATAGAAAATCTCTGACTGTGCTGGAGAGTGTCCTGCCAACCATCCAAGCACAGCAAGGTACACTACACTCCTGACCCCCCAAAACCCTCCGACAGCCAGGTGCAGTACAACACAGTCTTCCTCTCCCCGTGCTGGTTGAACATACCCAGAAGTTATCCTCCTCCAATCCTAGCCTTAACCATGATGGAAGGAAATGCAGTACTACGTCATTTGTCTAGAGACAACTTCATTGTACTCCCCGCTAAAACCTCTCGCAGCAAGATACAGTCCATTAAGGGAAAGTATTCGGACCTGTGGCTAGAGGGGGGTGGAGTGGAGAGTATAGATATTTTTTGGAAGGATGTGAGGATTGgtctgtacagtgcattcagaaagtattcagaccccttgactttttccacattttgttacgttagacttattctaaaattgattacattgttttttcccctcatcaatctacagacaataccccataatggcaaagcaaaaaaaaaagtttttattttttgcagctgtattaaaaatgtaaaactgaaatatcacatttacacaagtattcacaccttttactcagtacctttgttgaaacacctttggcagctattacagcctcgagtcttcttgggtcggatgctataagcttggcacacctgtatttgggaagtttctcccattcctctctgcagatcctctcaagctctttcaggttggatggggagcattgctgcacagctattttcaggtctcttcagagatgttcgatcgggttcaagtccgggctctggctggtccactcaatGACATTCGGAGACTTCTCCTGAAGccattcctgtgttgtcttggctgtgtgcttagggttgttgtcctgttggaaggggaaccttcaccccactctgaggtcctgagcaggttttcatcaaggatctctctgtactttgctccattcatctttccctcaatcatgactagtctcccagtccctgctgctgaaaaacatccccacagcatgatgctgccaccaccatgcttcactgtagggatggtgccaggtttccaccagacgtgacgcttggcattcaggccaaagagtttaatcttggtttcatcagaccagaaaatattgtttctcatggtctgagaatcctgtcatgtgccttttactgaggagtggcttccgtctggcgactctaccatgaaggcctgattggtggagtgctgcaaagatgattgtccttctggaaggttctcccatctccacagaggaactctggagctctgtcagtgaccatcgggttcttggtcatgtccctgacgaaggcccttctcccccgattgctcagtttagccgagCGGCCAtttctaggaagagttttggtggttccaaacttcttccatgtaagaatgaaggaggccactgtgttcttggggaccttcaatgttacagaaatgttttggtacccttctccagatcgacacaatcctgtattgGCACTCTACggtcaattccttcgacctcatggcttggtttttgctctgatatgctctgccgtgcactgtcaactgtgggaccttatatagacaggtgtgccttttctaaatcatgtccaatcattgaatttaccataggtggactccaagttgtagaaacatctcaaggataatcaatggaaatgggacgcacctgagctcaattttgagtctcatagcaaagggtctgaatgcttacataaaaaatatatttcagttttttatttgtaatacatttgcagatatttcttaacctgttttcgctttgtcattatggggtagtgtgtgtagattgatgagggaaaaaaagaatattttttagaataaggctgtaatgtaacaaaatgtggaaaaagtaaagaggtctgaatactttccgaatgcactgtgcagACCAATCCTCACGTCCTTCCAAAAAAACACTTTCTCTCTCCAACCCACCCCCCTCTAGCCACAGGCTCTTTTTTTTTCTACTTCAGGCTCATAATGGTTTAACTGAGCGTGATACAGGAACTACATTATATTATAGGAACTATAGTATATTATGATGTTATTGTTAAATTAGGCTGAAGTCTTAAAGGAAACATCCACCCAAAAGCACCAATTCTTTATAATTTGCAGTGTTAAAAATAACTCTACGTGAGAACATTTTGTTATAATGAGGTTGGTAGCAACGCTGAAGTCTTTTGCAGCTCAAGTCGACTACAAAACCCACAGTACAatgctctctctctgggctggctggctagctagcaaatgtagctacacacaataatattCAAGTCAATATCAGCATATGAAGTAGCTAGTTGTCTGTAAAATCGCttaaacaaactgcactatcaatttaggcggtctacaatctcaccatgttcaaccaCAGATCGTGTGCCTCGCCGAGAGGAGTGGTCCGCAACAGCAGCATGCCGTGCACCCTGGACTGAAGAAGCAGACTAATAGGAGAAATGTGGTGGACCCTCTGTTAAATTATACATTTCTCCAGGTAGGAATATCGCAaaaaaatatgatcaatggctcaTTCAAGAGAGAACAACATCCCGGGTTTTGACATTGGCCAGTATTGAAATTTGACATGTGTGATATACATTTTCGCGATCTAAAACGAATCGAACTTGTTAAAGAATGACATGCCAAAGCCATTCAAAGGGTTGGTTAACTCTTCAGATTCCTCGGGTCTCCACGGAATTAGGTTCATCTGCTTTTAGTTTTCACGCTCCAAACGTTTGGAATCAGTTACAAAAAGAATCCAATTTGGATTCCCTGGTTCCACTAAGGCAGTTTATAACCTTGACGATAAATGAGTTCAACGAGGTGTGCAATTGTTTTGATTGATTTGAATAACTTGTTTATGATGGCTGATGTTCTAATGTACTTTTTTTATTGTGTCTTGTTATATATGTTTTTTGCATTTGACTTTATGGTCTGAGGACACCATTGAAAATGAGGTCCTGGACTCAATTGGTCTTCCCTGATTTAAATAAAAGTtaataaaaaaacacaacaaatgcTACGCCATACCGGCTATATTTCTGCCTGCGTGAACGGCAAgagctcagatacacatgaaaacgGAATGACCCCCAGAATCGATAGAACATGCCCAAAAACTATATAACGTTCAAAATGGGTGTATCTTTCCTTTATTTCCCCCTGACGGCTTGTCTACAGCTGTTAGCATCTTGGTTATTTGTTAGACCATTTCAATCACTTATACGTATATTAAAATGCCACATCAACCATCTCTCAGTCAAAGTAATTGCTTATTATTCTCAATGATGGCTGAATGAAACTGGCAGGCTCTGTCAAATATAGAGAATTGCTTATTGTTTCTGTAGGACTGAAAAggattacagggaagacattttATGTTGGTGCCGCCACTCTCTTTTTAGTATGggcatcctccctccctcttctccctctctgtggttGTGAAGCTGTGTCCTGTTAGCTTGTTTTTATCTAGTAAACCCAACACATTTGGTCTAAATCAGACAGCCTTGCTCTCAGCATGTAGGTTATGATGACTCAAAGTCCAACACTATATACAGCTCACGTCAGACCTACCTGGGCTTTCCTTTCCACAGAGTGGGAACATATACCATGGATGGAGACCATGTGGTTATTCGTTACAGCTGGCTTTATTAGAGGAGGGAGTGACTGATGGTTGACCAGAGGGGACATTGTTGACCTAGAAATCTACCATTCCCAGGCCTCCTAACCTCTCATCCACACACTGCTCTTCCTGGGGTGACTACCTACCGCCCTCTCTCACTGCAGACCCGTAACAACTGTATTGTTGTTACCACCATGCTTAGTGCTACCATTCTCTCTACcacgctctcgctctcccttcaGACTCGTGGACGGAGAAGCCAGCGTTTGGGACGGGGCTGGAGGAGCATCTGAAGAGGAGTAGCAGAGAGATCGCTCTGCCCTTAGAGGCCTGCGTCATGATGCTGCTGGAGACTGGCATgaaggaggaggtagggagatggagggaagcattggctggagggggggggagaaatgAGGGGAAAGTTGAGGGGAAAGTTGAGGACTGAAATGTAATTATGGATGGGTGGAATAATAGGATGGAGGAAATGGATTGAACATTTTTGTCTCAAGTGGACCCAAATACGAAACACAAAATGCACTTAAACTGGTCCTAAACATAATTGAACCCATCaatttgaaatgtttacaaaaatgAACATGAGGAGAGACGGGACAAAAACATTGAAATCTGTTGCAATGTTCGAAGTTCTTTTCACTTATTAGAAATGTCAGCAATTATTCTGTAATTGCGATTTATTAGGATGCTATGTTTGTGTTTGCACGGTTTTAGAATACAACAAAGTATCTTGTTGGTCATAATAAATCAGCTGTGTGTTTACTCCTCCCAGTCTTTAGTTCTCAACACATTGTTTGTCTTCCAGTTCATTCTATGGGTAAACACAACACAGTCAGTGTGGTGAGAAGAGAGGGACTGTttgtttgggagagagagagtggaggtgtGTGTGAATGAATGAATACAGGGTTGGGTGTCTGTGTAGTGATTTTAAAGGAGAATTTAGCTCTTTTACAACCAAATCTCTATTTTGGAGTTAATGTTATGTTTTTGCGATTTcactcatttttattttatttacccaACCAGCGatttcacttcctcatcctctttGTCAGTATGGGGGCTCGGGAAAAATACATGAACAATAGggtatagtgtttagttgtacaCGTGAAACTGTGTAATTCTGAAATGTATCCCCAACGTTATATTACATTATGTTTTGGCGACTTGAACCATACCTCTCtgtccattctagcagcaggctacacaATGGAACAGCTGTATAGGGTAAACTGCCCGAGTCGTACAAAATGGAATGTAGCGTTGCGGATAAAGTtcgaaatgacacaatttcacgtgtacaacatctaaagacctgcatcactgtACTGAAAGTGTTTCTGTTTCTAAAAGGacgtatttgggtgtttttgCTAATGTTCTTTCAGAGCCCCCGTACTGCACAACGAGGATGATTGTTtgatttatttacttattttaaTCAAGTGAAATTACCCAAAAAGTGTCTGGACCCTTCTATGACAAAAGGAAATGTCTAATTTAAGCATTGTTTGaggattgtgtgtctgtgtcgcaTCAATCgtgtctgtgttgttgtatcaggGCCTGTTTAGGATCGCAGCAGGGGCCTCTAAACTAAAGAAGCTCAAAGCTGCTCTGGACTGTTCCACCTCACAGCTGGAGGAGTTCTACTCAGACCCCCACGCTGTCGCTGGTACGGTGCTAAGCCCTACTCACGTTTTATACATGTTTCGGCAAGAGTTTTCAAGTAATATAACTGAAATGACTGTCAGACCATCCCTCACATCACTGTCATTTCATTCCAGGAGCCCTGAAGTCTTACCTGAGAGAACTGCCGGAACCTCTGATGAGCTTCCAGCTTTACGACGAGTGGATTCAGGCGTCTAAGTAAGCCACCACACACCGTCTTGTGTAGCTGTTAAAGGAAGTGTAACCAAGTAGAGCAGTAATAAAAGTATGGTAAATAAAATGGAAAAAGGAGTGAAATTATAGCAACCATAAAACGGGTCCGTGattgtccctctgtctctctgcccagcGTTTCAGAGCCAGACAAGCGTCTGCAGGCCCTATGGGTTGTGTGTGATCAACTACCGAAGAACAACAAAGCCAACCTAAGGTGGGTAACAGATGGACTGGTTCACAACAAAGATGTGTTTATTATGAAGATATATTACCCTGTTTCTTAACATCTAATGATTTGCCTTACCTGTGCCCGTCTCTGTGTCGTAGGTATCTGGTGAAGTTCCTGTCCAAGCTGGCTCAGGACAGTGAGGTCAACAAGATGACCCCTAGCAACATCGCCATTGTACTGGGACCAAACATGCTGTGGGCCAAAACAGAGGGGTGAGAAAGGGGGGAGTTACTTACTTTTCAAACTAAAAAACGAATGTTTGTTAGTGTTtgtttataacatgtctgtgttcctctgtatGCCTGCAGGACTCTAGCTGAGATGGCTGCTGCTACCTCTGTTCACGTGGTGACCATCATAGAACCTATCATACAGCACGCTGACTGGTTCTTCCCTGAGGGTATGTATATGTGACCTTTGACCGGGTCCTCAGGAGGGAGGTACTTAGTCTCCTGTGTACAGGATCATGAACAATGGAAACGGGAATGTCATCAGATTACTCTTTCAGTGGTATAAATCTGATTCCCAGGCTACTCAAAAAGATAGATCTGTTTGTTTTTAAATGGCGCCTAAAGGAATTCTACTTGCCTGTTCTCCGCCTTTGCATAGATGTGGAGTTTAATGTATCGGGGATGTTCGCCATGCCCACCCCTCCTTCCAACCACTCGATGGAGTACGACTGTTCCACCATCGAGAGGAAGAGGCCTGGTAGCATGGTGGGGCCAGAGAACGATAACCCTCGCAAGGACAGGTAACCACCAACAGTagctagggctgttacggtgactgtattaccgccacaccggcggtcacgagtcatgaaggcagtcaagtTTAACGTGACCGTTTAGTTACGGTAGTTAGGCTTCTCCGAGCTCTGATGATGctgatggggcggcaggtagtctagtggttagagcgttggactagtaaccggaaggttgcaagttcaaatccccgagctgaccagGTACAAAAAAaaagttcctaggccgtcattgaaaataagaatttgttcttaactgacttgcctagttaaataaaggtaaaaataaaaaatggtcattagtagtctaccaaactggctaactgcctggtactcagcactctcttgtctctctaatcactctgacatcaatacaaatgtctttgaaaatctaatcaaacacttcatgagagctcatgttgcgcaacatttcaatAGGCCATACAATTGcttgagaaaacagagtgatggcctcttaaAAGAGGAGGaacccatcagctttctataggctactatatttatttctcaactttcctaatgtTAAACACATTGTTTCTCTTTACAACATGGCTGGCACAAAAATTTACCAcaggaaaagcatcctccatttgcTTTTTAAGTGCATAGCTGACATGTATTTTCCCCCGCTGCCCGTTtcaagacaggtgcatgataatggtccattgtaaatcaaaacaaatttcacacactTATTATTTACTCTTTGTAAAGACGAGATGAAATCAacaataggctaatattgtcacccatcaaactatcacttgtgaatgatgcccagcgcAGGCAAGAAACGATGTATACCTTCATATCATAGtcgcccataggcctatatgttttgataaggtttgtatcacaactaaagtggccaaataacttctttaAATTTAAGCACATTATCCGCTTTATAAGGattgtagagcctaac carries:
- the LOC139376724 gene encoding rho GTPase-activating protein 17a isoform X9, whose translation is MKKQFNRMKQLANQTVGRAEKTEVLSDDLLQIERRMEMVRVVSHNTHKRMVTCLQGHIGTDAEKRHKKLPLTALSQAMVDGGSQLGEESLIGKMMEVCGEAENRLASELLQHEVQIEKDVLDPLNQLAEVDIPNILKQRKQLARLVLDYDSARARWLQATKSIISGTNTQALTAKADLLKEEVDEAMNKMELCKDQLAADMYSFFSKEGDYARYYVMLLEAQADYHRKSLTVLESVLPTIQAQQDSWTEKPAFGTGLEEHLKRSSREIALPLEACVMMLLETGMKEEGLFRIAAGASKLKKLKAALDCSTSQLEEFYSDPHAVAGALKSYLRELPEPLMSFQLYDEWIQASNVSEPDKRLQALWVVCDQLPKNNKANLRYLVKFLSKLAQDSEVNKMTPSNIAIVLGPNMLWAKTEGTLAEMAAATSVHVVTIIEPIIQHADWFFPEDVEFNVSGMFAMPTPPSNHSMEYDCSTIERKRPGSMVGPENDNPRKDSNPKREPSSTPTLHQRNGSGGGHPGTASSAGGGGAGGQLGVGGPGAGSMGPSPHMMRRGTKKPAPAPPKPLNPPSGQSSNPTNHHPFSGQGQSLSPSPRPLSSSSHSPTSPISQPSTTPRRQSSNQPPIQAPNHPPPQPPTPSQVSPPPHPRALSQPAGDYPGADQSPPDTPTPPDTPPPSTTLLDIPGAHPGSPSPFQSGSLPRPRPVPKPRNRPNIPPPPQPPTQGNDTNGICSTAYKIMDPALSLKGLTRAFIPEFAVDQQPVTAPSMTSVPQPKDSDLDTESTVL
- the LOC139376724 gene encoding rho GTPase-activating protein 17a isoform X7, whose amino-acid sequence is MKKQFNRMKQLANQTVGRAEKTEVLSDDLLQIERRMEMVRVVSHNTHKRMVTCLQGHIGTDAEKRHSVPRLYTGNGQKKLPLTALSQAMVDGGSQLGEESLIGKMMEVCGEAENRLASELLQHEVQIEKDVLDPLNQLAEVDIPNILKQRKQLARLVLDYDSARARWLQATKSIISGTNTQALTAKADLLKEEVDEAMNKMELCKDQLAADMYSFFSKEGDYARYYVMLLEAQADYHRKSLTVLESVLPTIQAQQDSWTEKPAFGTGLEEHLKRSSREIALPLEACVMMLLETGMKEEGLFRIAAGASKLKKLKAALDCSTSQLEEFYSDPHAVAGALKSYLRELPEPLMSFQLYDEWIQASNVSEPDKRLQALWVVCDQLPKNNKANLRYLVKFLSKLAQDSEVNKMTPSNIAIVLGPNMLWAKTEGTLAEMAAATSVHVVTIIEPIIQHADWFFPEDVEFNVSGMFAMPTPPSNHSMEYDCSTIERKRPGSMVGPENDNPRKDSNPKREPSSTPTLHQRNGSGGGHPGTASSAGGGGAGGQLGVGGPGAGSMGPSPHMMRRGTKKPAPAPPKPLNPPSGQSSNPTNHHPFSGQGQSLSPSPRPLSSSSHSPTSPISQPSTTPRRQSSNQPPIQAPNHPPPQPPTPSQVSPPPHPRALSQPAGDYPGADQSPPDTPTPPDTPPPSTTLLDIPGAHPGSPSPFQSGSLPRPRPVPKPRNRPNIPPPPQPPTQGNDTNGICSTAYKIMDPALSLKGLTRAFIPEFAVDQQPVTAPSMTSVPQPKDSDLDTESTVL
- the LOC139376724 gene encoding rho GTPase-activating protein 17a isoform X8, encoding MKKQFNRMKQLANQTVGRAEKTEVLSDDLLQIERRMEMVRVVSHNTHKRMVTCLQGHIGTDAEKRHKKLPLTALSQAMVDGGSQLGEESLIGKMMEVCGEAENRLASELLQHEVQIEKDVLDPLNQLAEVDIPNILKQRKQLARLVLDYDSARARWLQATKSIISGTNTQALTAKADLLKEEVDEAMNKMELCKDQLAADMYSFFSKEGDYARYYVMLLEAQADYHRKSLTVLESVLPTIQAQQDSWTEKPAFGTGLEEHLKRSSREIALPLEACVMMLLETGMKEEGLFRIAAGASKLKKLKAALDCSTSQLEEFYSDPHAVAGALKSYLRELPEPLMSFQLYDEWIQASNVSEPDKRLQALWVVCDQLPKNNKANLRYLVKFLSKLAQDSEVNKMTPSNIAIVLGPNMLWAKTEGTLAEMAAATSVHVVTIIEPIIQHADWFFPEDVEFNVSGMFAMPTPPSNHSMEYDCSTIERKRPGSMVGPENDNPRKDSNPKREPSSTPTLHQRNGSGGGHPGTASSAGGGGAGGQLGVGGPGAGSMGPSPHMMRRGTKKPAPAPPKPLNPPSGQSSNPTNHHPFSGQGQSLSPSPRPLSSSSHSPTSPISQPSTTPRRQSSNQPPIQAPNHPPPQPPTPSQVSPPPHPRALSQPAGDYPGADQSPPDTPTPPDTPPPSTTLLDIPGAHPGSPSPFQSGSLPRPRPVPKPRNRPNIPPPPQPPTQGNDTNGICSTAYKIMGSGAFMKDPALSLKGLTRAFIPEFAVDQQPVTAPSMTSVPQPKDSDLDTESTVL